Proteins from a single region of Primulina tabacum isolate GXHZ01 chromosome 5, ASM2559414v2, whole genome shotgun sequence:
- the LOC142547365 gene encoding F-box/kelch-repeat protein At5g42350-like, with product MSSPRLTGEDHTDRYIESLSVSKRLVKSMSQKFKRTNKKFEDHDEDEVTGMSLRCLSLYGRGGGCKVGADTGEDYGDSGSRRGSSASEEGKGYTMICGTEETTVDCFAYGMMEKFWRKNNRKLLMFNTVQQNNSMNARLPDDILEMCLVRLPLTSLMNARFVCKKWRNLTTTPRFMQMRREGLFQNPWLFVFGVVKDGYCSGEIHAFDVSLNQWHKLDSHVLKGRFLFSVASIQDDIYIVGGCSSLTNFGRVDRSSFKTHKGVLAFSPSTKSWRKVAAMKYARSSPVLGISELSSDCVMIRNLQNRTDRRCYRARVGGVSDVYEDPHRLSVRRSRHSLDENDNSLIPNNKTYKFVRQKNESSHSKDSRKFIMIAVGGLGSWDEPLDSGEMYDSVSNKWTEIQRVPLDFGVACSGVICDGIFYVYSESDKLVGYDIERGYWTRIQTSPFPPRVHEYYPKLISCKNRLFMLSVSWCEGDGQIGRRNKAIRKLWELDLEYRSWTEVSVHPDAPMDWNAAFVADEDLIFGVEMFKIFGQVLDFLTMFNISDTGTTNWSHISRNHVAHDLDASSCMTKSMAVLRL from the coding sequence ATGTCCTCACCAAGATTAACAGGGGAAGACCATACTGATCGTTATATCGAGTCTTTGAGTGTTTCGAAACGTCTTGTGAAGAGCATGAGCCAGAAGTTTAAAAGAACGAACAAAAAATTCGAAGATCATGATGAAGATGAAGTGACTGGCATGTCTTTGAGGTGCCTTTCACTTTATGGTCGTGGTGGAGGTTGCAAAGTAGGCGCTGACACAGGTGAAGATTATGGTGATTCGGGCAGTAGAAGAGGGTCAAGTGCAAGTGAGGAGGGAAAAGGGTACACTATGATATGTGGAACTGAGGAAACAACTGTTGATTGCTTCGCCTATGGTATGATGGAGAAATTTTGGAGGAAGAACAATCGAAAGCTTCTAATGTTTAACACAGTGCAACAAAACAATAGCATGAATGCACGTCTTCCGGATGACATTCTCGAGATGTGCTTGGTTCGACTCCCATTGACGAGTCTGATGAATGCCCGTTTTGTCTGCAAGAAATGGAGAAACTTGACGACAACTCCTAGGTTCATGCAAATGAGAAGGGAAGGCTTATTCCAAAATCCATGGTTATTTGTGTTTGGTGTTGTTAAAGATGGTTATTGTTCCGGAGAGATTCATGCTTTTGATGTTTCCCTTAACCAATGGCACAAATTAGATTCTCATGTTCTTAAAGGAAGATTTTTGTTCTCAGTTGCGAGCATCCAGGATGATATTTATATCGTCGGGGGTTGTTCTAGTTTGACCAACTTTGGGAGGGTGGATAGGAGCTCATTCAAGACTCACAAAGGTGTATTGGCATTTAGCCCCTCGACTAAATCATGGCGTAAAGTTGCTGCCATGAAGTATGCTAGATCTTCACCCGTATTAGGAATTTCAGAGTTAAGTTCCGATTGTGTGATGATTAGAAATCTACAAAACCGAACTGACAGACGTTGCTACAGGGCAAGAGTTGGCGGTGTATCAGATGTTTATGAGGATCCGCACCGACTCTCCGTTAGACGCTCGAGGCACTCTCTTGATGAAAATGACAACTCACTAATTCCCAATAACAAGACATACAAATTTGTTAGGCAAAAAAACGAAAGCTCACACAGCAAAGATAGTAGAAAATTCATAATGATTGCTGTTGGAGGTCTTGGATCATGGGATGAACCATTGGATTCGGGGGAAATGTATGATTCCGTATCAAATAAATGGACAGAGATTCAGAGGGTACCTCTAGATTTTGGCGTTGCTTGTTCTGGTGTCATATGTGATGGGATTTTCTACGTGTACTCAGAAAGCGACAAACTTGTTGGATATGACATAGAAAGGGGATATTGGACCAGAATCCAGACTAGCCCTTTCCCACCTCGTGTGCATGAATATTATCCTAAACTTATATCCTGCAAGAATCGGCTATTCATGCTCTCGGTTTCTTGGTGCGAAGGAGATGGTCAAATTGGCCGGAGAAACAAAGCTATTAGGAAGCTTTGGGAACTTGATCTTGAGTATCGATCCTGGACAGAAGTTTCCGTACATCCTGATGCCCCAATGGATTGGAACGCAGCATTTGTGGCTGATGAAGACCTTATTTTCGGGGTCGAAATGTTTAAGATTTTTGGACAGGTATTGGATTTCCTCACTATGTTTAACATTTCCGACACTGGAACGACGAACTGGAGTCATATTTCAAGGAATCATGTGGCGCATGATTTGGATGCTTCTTCCTGCATGACAAAATCAATGGCAGTGCTTCGTTTGTAA
- the LOC142547364 gene encoding U-box domain-containing protein 44-like — protein sequence MAGSWDGSYGEKDHSDDSHHIERLHVEPIYDAFICPLTKQMMKHPVTLENGKTFEREAIEKWFRDCRESGRRPVCPLTLRELRSTELNPSIALQQTIEEWNARNEAAKLDMARRSLSLDSPENDIRQALKFVQNLCRKSQANKQVIRDAELIPMIIDVLKSSSRRVRCMALESLQIVVEENFDNKDIMAEGDTVRTIVKFLSHEQSKEREEAVSLLYELSESETLCEKIGSVNGAILILVGMSSSDSENLVTVEKAEKTLENLEKCENNVRQMAECGRLQPLLRKLLEGSLETKLSMAAFLGELVLNNDVKVFVARTVGYSLINLMMNNNMQSREAALKALNQISSDEASAEVLIEIGILPPLVKDLFTIGANQLPIRLKEVSATILANVVNSGHAFDSIPVGPDNQTLVSEGKIHSLLHLISNTGPAIECKLLQVLVGLTSSLTTVSGVVSAIKSSGATISLVQFIEAPQRDLRAASIKLLQNLAPQMGPELAGCLRVTSGQLGSLMKVIFENTGITEEQAAAARLLADLPERDTGLTRQMLDEGVFQLLISRIKRIRQGEMRGSRFMTPYLEGLVKVLARITFVLSEDSGAALKLCHDDNLASLFIDLLQANGLDNVQMVSATALKNLSQESKNLIKLPEFPASGFCASIFPCLSKPPVISGLCRVHRGICSLKETFCLLEGHATDKLVALLDHTNDKVVEAALDALSTLLDDGVDAEQGVQVLLDADGVKPILDILLGKRNESLRRRSVWAVERLLRSDEITDVVSDNPNISTALVDAFQHGDYRTRQIAEHALQHVDKFPKFSSIFTKK from the exons ATGGCTGGAAGCTGGGATGGAAGTTATGGCGAGAAGGATCACTCAGATGACAGCCACCATATTGAGAGACTACATGTAGAACCTATTTATGACGCATTCATATGTCCCTTAACAAAACAGATGATGAAACATCCTGTGACATTGGAAAATGGGAAAACTTTCGAGAGAGAGGCAATCGAGAAATGGTTCAGGGATTGCCGAGAGAGTGGCAGAAGACCGGTTTGCCCTCTAACATTGAGAGAATTGAGAAGCACAGAACTAAATCCAAGTATCGCTTTACAGCAAACGATTGAAGAATGGAATGCAAGAAACGAAGCTGCTAAGCTTGACATGGCTCGCAGGTCATTATCCTTGGACAGCCCAGAGAATGATATTCGACAGGCTTTGAAGTTTGTTCAGAATCTCTGCCGAAAAAGTCAAGCAAATAAGCAAGTAATTCGTGATGCAGAGCTGATACCAATGATCATAGATGTGCTGAAGAGCAGTAGTCGCCGAGTTCGCTGCATGGCTCTTGAATCTCTTCAAATTGTGGTGGAGGAAAACTTTGATAATAAG GACATAATGGCTGAAGGGGACACTGTGCGCACCATTGTCAAATTTTTATCCCATGAGCAATCCAAAGAGAGGGAAGAAGCCGTTTCTTTACTTTATGAGCTCTCTGAATCAGAAACACTATGCGAAAAGATTGGTTCAGTGAATGGAGCTATTCTTATTTTAGTAGGAATGTCAAGCAGTGATTCTGAAAACCTTGTAACTGTTGAAAAAGCAGAAAAAACCTTAGAGAATCTGGAGAAATGTGAGAACAATGTAAGACAAATGGCTGAATGCGGAAGATTGCAGCCTCTCCTGAGAAAACTGCTTGAAG GCTCTCTGGAAACGAAGTTATCGATGGCTGCCTTTCTTGGAGAACTGGTACTAAACAATGATGTGAAAGTCTTTGTGGCCAGAACTGTTGGCTATTCACTTATCAATCTTATGATGAACAATAATATGCAATCCAGAGAGGCGGCTCTCAAAGCTTTAAACCAGATCTCATCAGACGAGGCTAGCGCCGAGGTGTTAATAGAAATCGGTATCCTCCCACCTCTCGTTAAGGATTTGTTCACCATTGGTGCTAACCAGCTTCCAATACGGCTGAAAGAAGTTTCGGCAACCATTCTTGCGAATGTTGTGAATTCTGGACATGCTTTTGATTCGATCCCAGTTGGACCAGACAACCAAACACTGGTTTCTGAAGGAAAAATTCATAGCCTCCTACATCTTATCAGCAACACTGGGCCAGCAATTGAGTGCAAGCTTCTCCAAGTACTTGTCGGGTTGACCAGCTCTCTGACAACTGTATCAGGTGTCGTTTCTGCTATTAAAAGTTCTGGTGCCACTATTAGTTTGGTTCAGTTTATTGAAGCACCTCAAAGGGATTTAAGGGCGGCCTCGATAAAGCTTCTTCAAAATCTTGCGCCACAAATGGGGCCTGAATTAGCTGGTTGTTTACGTGTTACATCTGGTCAGCTCGGAAGCCTGATGAAGGTGATATTTGAAAATACAGGAATAACCGAGGAGCAGGCAGCAGCTGCTAGGCTTTTAGCTGATCTCCCTGAAAGGGATACAGGCCTCACCAGACAGATGCTAGATGAAGGGGTATTCCAGCTGCTTATTTCCCGAATAAAACGGATTCGACAAGGGGAAATGAGAGGCAGCCGCTTCATGACCCCTTATTTAGAAGGACTTGTGAAGGTATTAGCGAGAATTACATTTGTTTTGTCCGAGGACTCAGGGGCTGCTCTCAAGCTTTGTCACGATGACAATCTAGCATCACTTTTCATAGACCTTCTGCAAGCCAATGGGCTGGACAATGTGCAGATGGTATCAGCCACGGCTTTAAAGAACTTATCCCAAGAGTCTAAAAACTTGATTAAACTACCCGAATTTCCTGCTTCAGGATTTTGTGCCTCAATTTTCCCTTGTTTAAGCAAACCACCAGTCATAAGTGGATTGTGTAGGGTTCATCGTGGGATATGTTCTTTGAAAGAAACATTTTGCCTCTTAGAAGGGCATGCCACAGACAAGTTGGTGGCCCTTTTGGACCACACTAATGACAAGGTGGTGGAAGCAGCATTAGATGCGCTGTCCACTTTATTAGATGATGGTGTCGATGCAGAACAAGGAGTTCAAGTGTTGCTAGATGCAGATGGAGTGAAGCCTATACTTGACATTTTACTCGGAAAACGAAATGAAAGTCTAAGGAGGAGGTCAGTATGGGCAGTCGAAAGATTATTGAGAAGTGATGAAATAACTGACGTAGTTTCTGATAATCCCAATATAAGTACCGCCCTCGTGGATGCTTTCCAACATGGAGATTATCGAACAAGACAGATAGCTGAGCATGCCTTACAGCATGTGGATAAATTCCCCAAATTCTCTAGTATATTTACAAAAAAGTGA